The following coding sequences lie in one Elusimicrobiota bacterium genomic window:
- a CDS encoding hydrogenase maturation nickel metallochaperone HypA codes for MHELGMAKGLWESIKVATEKNKLSKVTKIKLAVGQFSGIDPHFLEHSLKDHVLTGTIAATAVIEIFVDPVKLRCKSCGKVWGDTGKAVMPVVSCTACKSYDIEIMSGKDVVVTSIEGV; via the coding sequence ATGCACGAACTAGGTATGGCAAAAGGGTTGTGGGAGAGTATCAAAGTTGCAACGGAAAAAAATAAGTTGTCAAAGGTTACGAAGATAAAACTCGCAGTCGGGCAGTTTTCGGGGATTGACCCGCATTTTTTGGAGCATAGCTTGAAGGATCATGTCCTGACAGGGACTATAGCGGCAACTGCGGTGATTGAAATATTTGTTGACCCCGTGAAGCTTAGATGTAAATCCTGTGGGAAAGTATGGGGGGATACCGGTAAGGCTGTGATGCCGGTGGTTAGCTGTACTGCATGTAAGTCGTATGATATTGAGATAATGTCCGGGAAAGATGTGGTGGTAACAAGTATAGAAGGTGTTTGA